The nucleotide sequence GATGTCCCCTTCGGCATCGTCTCGGACGTGGACGACACAGTCATGGTCACGGCCATCCCCCGCCCGCTCCTCGCCGCCTGGAACTCGTTCGTGGTCAACGAGCACGCCCGCCAGCCCGTCCCCGGCATGGCGGTGCTCATGGAGCGCGTCGTCCGGGAGAACCCCGGTGCACCGCTCGTATACCTCTCCACCGGAGCGTGGAATATCGCGCCGACGCTCATCCGCTTCCTCAGCCGCCATGTCTTCCCGCCGGGCGCCCTCCTCCTGACCGACTGGGGTCCGACGCACGATCGCTGGTTCCGCAGCGGCAAGGCGCACAAGCTCTCGAATCTGCGCCGTCTGGCCGAGGAGTTCCCGCACGTGCGGTGGCTGCTCATCGGCGACGACGGGCAGCACGACGACGCGATCTACACCACCTTCACCGATGAGCACCCCTCCCGTGTCGTGGCTGTCGCGATCCGGCGCCTGTCCCCCGCCGAGGCGGTGCTGGCCGGCGGCCGCACTGCCGTCAACGACCACGCGGCGGCCTCGGTGCCGTGGGTGAGCGACAACGACGGCGCAGGCCTGCTGGAACGGCTGGAGGATGTCGGCGTCCTCGGTGCCGCCGGAGCGCTCGAAGCCTGAGCCTCTGTTTCCGCGCCCACGTCGGAGGCCACGCGTAGGCTGGCCGCATGTGCGGACGCTTCGTGGTGGCCAGTGCAGGTTCCGATCTCGTCGGGGTGCTGCGCGTCGATGTCGAGGGCGACGACCTTCCCGAGCCGTCCTACAACGTGGCTCCGACCAGCAGCGCTGCGATCGTGCTCGACTCGGCGAAGACCGAGCCCCCCACGCGCCGTCTCGAGGCCGCCCGCTGGGGGCTCATCCCGTCATGGGCGAAAGACACCAAGATCGGCGCGCGGGCGTTCAACGCCCGGGCCGAGGAGCTGGAAGACAAGCCGATGTTCCGCGGCGCGCTCGAGAAGCGCCGCGCCGTGGTGCCCGCGTCGGGCTACTACGAGTGGAAGAATGTCGACGGCGTGAAGATCCCGCACTACATCCACCCCGCCGACGGCGAGCCCCTGTTCCTCGCCGGGCTCTACGAGTGGTGGCGCGACAAGACGAAGGGCGACGACGACCCGGAGCGGTGGCTGCTGAGCTTCACGATCCTCACGCGTGACTCCATCGGGCACCTCGGCTCGATCCACGACCGCATGCCGCTCTTCCTCGATCCCGACCACGCCGACGCGTGGCTCGAACCCACGACCGACAACGTGCGCGACGTGCTCGACGCGGCGATCGACGCCGCCCCTGCCCTGGCCGATACGCTCGACGACCACGAGGTCTCGAAGGCCGTCGGCAACGTGCGCAACAACTCGCCGGAGCTCATCGAGCCTGTCGAGACGTGATCCCGCGCTGACGGCGCGCGGAGGCGTCCCGCGTATCCTCGAACGGTGACGATCGCGCCTCCTGAGGCCCCAGTGCTGGCCCGCGCCGTATGGCGAGAGCGCGAGGCTGTCCACAAGGAGCGTGCTCGGGCCCTGACGGCGGCGCATCGTGCCCGCGCCGCACGTCACGAGACGCACCCGGTCGAGGACTTCCTCTTCACGTACTACTCGTACAAGCCGGCGGTGCTGCACCGCTGGCATCCCGGCGAGGGCGTGGAGCTGTCGGATGCCGCCGCCGACGCCCGCGCCGCATGGCGCTGGTATCGTCCGGGTGGCGGGGCCGGGGCTCTCGCCGTCGACGGCGAGGGCTTCCGCGCCGAGCGGGGCGCGCTCGTCGGGAACGTCGCGAGGATTCTTCGCGCGACCGCCGGCCGAGCCCCCGGCTTCGGGTGCTTCGGTCTGCACGAGTGGGCCATGGTGTACCGGCAGCCGGAGCACCGGCATCCCGTCCCGCTGCGGCTGGGCCAGGACGCGACCGACGCCGTGGTCGAGGAGCACGACCTCCGCTGCACGCACTTCGACGCATTCCGGTTCTTCACACCAGAGGCCGTCCCGCGCAATCGGGAGATGCTCACGCGCGAAGGTCAGCCTGAGCTGGAGCAACCCGGCTGCCTCCACGCCGGCATGGACCTGTACAAGTGGGCGGTGAAGCTCGGGCCTCTCGTGCCGGGCGAGGTGCTGCTCGATGCATTCGAGCTGGCCCGGGACATCCGCGTGCTCGACATGCGCGCGTCGCCCTACGACCTCGCGGACTGGGGCTATGACGCTGTTCCGATCGAGACTGCGGAGGGCAAGGCCGCCTATGTGCGGGCGCAGCGCGGCTTCGCCGAGCGCGGACACGTCCTCCGCGCCGGCCTCGTCGAGATCGCCGGCGGCTGACTCATTCGGCGGGATCCGCGCACGTCGTGCACGAAAGCTCGCCCTCTCCAGCCTCGGCGACGGCGAGTCGCAGCTCCATCACGCGTGTTGCCGCCTCTTCCAGTCGCTCGGCGGGCACCGCGCCCGACTCCACCGCGGTGACGATCCCGTCGACGATCTGCGGCGCGGTCTCGGGCGTCGAGTAGACCACGGTGAGCACCATGTCGTTGCCCGCCGCGAGGGCGGCGACGGCGTTCGCGACGGGGTCGGCGTACGCGGGCAGACCCGAGCCTTCCAACATGCCGAGATCGTCCGTGACCGCCACGCCGTCGAAGCCGAGCTCGTCGCGCGCGATGCGGTGCCATTGCGGTGAGAGGCTCGCGGGCGCCGGATCGACGGCGGTGTACGCCAGGTGACCGAACATGAGCAGCTCGGCGCCGGCGTCGACCCCGGCCTGGAACGGCAACGCGTCGGTGGTGCGCCACTGATCGAGCGTCATCGTCGTCGACGGGATCGACGAGTGGGAGTCCCCCGGCGCCGCGCCGTGGCCCGGGAAATGCTTGAGGGTCGAGAAGACGCTGCCCTTCTCGCCGACGACGGCCGCAGCCACGTGCGCCGCGGCGGTATCGGGCGTCGTACCCAGGACCCGCCGATGGATGAACGAGTCCGGGTCGGCGGTGACGTCCGCGACGATGCCGAAGTTCACGGGAATGCCGGCCTGGCGGACGAGCGCGCCGCGGCCGGCATACGCCGCCTCCACGGTGGCGGCATCGGCCTGCTGCAGCTCGAGCGGGGAAGGAAGGTCGTCCCACGCGAGCCGCGACACGTCACCACCCTCCTGGTCGACGGCGATCAGCGGCGGCTGCGCCGGGTCGACCGTGAGCGCGGCGGTGAGCCCTGCGAGCGCGGCCTCGTCGGCGGGGATGTTCGCCCCCAGGAGAAGGAAGCCGCCGACGTCGGTGGATGCCATGTACGAACGCAGGGCGACAGCATCCGTCGTCGGAATGTGGCCCATCACGACGCTCGCCGCGCGCTCCCGCAGCGGCATCGTGGAGACCACCTGCTCGGCCGGTGTGAGATCGGCGACCTCGGGTGTCGGTGCGGCGGTGGCCGTTGGCGACGAGATCGCTGACGGCTTCGCTGACGGGGCCGCTGCGCACGACGCGCAGACGATCGCCGCGGCTGCGACGACCGCGGCGAGCAGGATGGATCGTCGCGCTGCAGTCACTCCCACAGCCTAGGCGCGGCTCGACGGTCAGTGGCGCGCGACGATGGCGGCGGCATCCGTCCCCGAAGGCAGCACGCCGTACTGCGCTCCGCGCTCCTCGCCCAGCCGGGCGGCGATGAACGTGTCGGCGTCGACTCCGGGGGCGTGCCGCAGCATCAGGGATGCCTGGAACGCCAGGGCGAGATCTTCGCTGAGCCGGCGAGCCTGAGACGGGGCCTCGTCCGGAGCGGTCACAAGGCGCTCCAGCAGGGCGAGCGTGCGTTCCACGTGCCGATCGAGGATCGCCGAGGCCCCCGCCGTGGTCGCGAGCTCGTCGGCGAAAGCCGCGCCCGACTCGCGGTCGCGCGTGAGCGCCCGCAGCACGTCGAGAGCGATGACGTTGCCCGAGCCCTCCCAGATCGCCATGACGGGCTGCTCGCGATAGCGCCGGGCCAGCGGGAAGGCCTCGGTGTAGCCGTTCCCGCCGAGGCACTCGAGCGCCTCGTAGGAGTGATGCGGCCCGCGCTTGCACACCCAGTACTTCGACACCGGGGTGGCGAGGCGGCGCAGAGCGACATCGCGATCGGATGCTTCGGCCTCGAAGAGCTGCGCGAGGCGCAGGCCGGTGAGCATCGCGGCCTCGTATTCGAGGGCGAGGTCGGCGAGCACGCCGGTCATCGCGGGCTGGTCGACGAGGAGTGCACCGAACGCCTCGCGTCCGCGTGCGTGCCACACCGCTTCGGCCACCGACTGCCGCATGCCCGCGGCCGTGCCGAGCACGCAGTCGAGGCGCGTGCGCTGGACCATCTCGATGATCGCCCTGACTCCGCGTCCGGGCTCGCCGACGAGGAAGCCGACCGTGCCGTCGAACTCGACCTCTGCCGACGCGTTCGCGCGGTTGCCGAGCTTGTCTTTCAGCCGCTGGATGCGGAACACGTTCCGCATGTCGTGCGGCAGCATGCGGGGCACGAACACACAGGTGAGTCCCTCGTCGACGCCGCGGCTGCGGGTGTGGGCGAGCACGAGGAAGCCGTCCGACATGGGCGCCGAGCAGAACCACTTGTGGCCGGTGAGCTGGTAGGCGTGCCCGCCCATCGACTCGCCCACGGTCGTGCCCGCGCGCACGTCGGAGCCTCCCTGCTTCTCGGTCATCGCCATCCCGATGAGGGCGCTCGACTTGCCGCCGTCGACGGCGAGTCGTGGTTCGTACTCCCGCGAGTAGAGGCGTGGAAGCCACTCGTCGGCGACCCACGGCGATCCTTCGATCGAGGCGACCGCGGCGTGGGTCATCGAGACCGGGCACGCGTGCCCCGGTTCGACCTGCGCGAACAGCATGAACATCGCCGCGCGTGCGACGTGTGCTCCGGCACGGGGGGTGGCCCACGCCGAGGTGTGTGCACCCCGGGAGACCGATTCGGCGATCACCCGGTGATACGACGGGTCGTACTCGACCTCGTCCAGGCGATAGCCCCAGCGGTCGTGGGCGTGCGCAACGGGGGTGTGCACGTTCGCGAGGTGGGCGTCCCGCTGGAACGAGCCGGACCCGACCAGCAGACCCGCTTCCCGGAGCCCCTCCTCGGCCCACCCCGCCCCGAACGCGCCGACCGCTGCGGCGAGCGGCGCGTTGAGCGTGTACTCGTCGACCTCGACGCGCCAGGACGGTTGGTTCTCGACGTAGTGCGTCGCCGCACCGATCACCCGCTGTCCCCGCGCGAATGACGTCATGACGTCTCCGTCTCCCCCGCGCCGCCGCCGGCCATCGCGAGGGTGTACTGCTCCCCCGGGCTGAGCGGCGCGCGCGTCACGATGTCGTGGACGAAGGCGAGCTTGTGCCGCACCGGCGTCACGATCGTGAACGGGTACAGGTCGCCGAAGCCCATCGACCTGTTGATGCGGTTGAACGCCTGCGACAGCCACTCCCAGTCGGTGAGGAGCCGCTGGATCGGCTCGTTCTCGTACGACTCGAGCGGAACGACGTCCGTGTCCCGGAGATTCGTCACGGAGGCG is from Microbacterium sp. LWH3-1.2 and encodes:
- a CDS encoding App1 family protein; the protein is MPHTDPQNVRAKILWLARLEYRFHAWRERRARRRGQRPTVAPFPGYGGPDWVRVLGRVMIVPPAKETTSGEYAGVRGWRSFAAVPIGYAAVTVTIAGVDHEVVADRGGVIDTRLPADLEPGWQTFTMTVEGGEPVETRAFIVGPDVPFGIVSDVDDTVMVTAIPRPLLAAWNSFVVNEHARQPVPGMAVLMERVVRENPGAPLVYLSTGAWNIAPTLIRFLSRHVFPPGALLLTDWGPTHDRWFRSGKAHKLSNLRRLAEEFPHVRWLLIGDDGQHDDAIYTTFTDEHPSRVVAVAIRRLSPAEAVLAGGRTAVNDHAAASVPWVSDNDGAGLLERLEDVGVLGAAGALEA
- a CDS encoding SOS response-associated peptidase; this translates as MCGRFVVASAGSDLVGVLRVDVEGDDLPEPSYNVAPTSSAAIVLDSAKTEPPTRRLEAARWGLIPSWAKDTKIGARAFNARAEELEDKPMFRGALEKRRAVVPASGYYEWKNVDGVKIPHYIHPADGEPLFLAGLYEWWRDKTKGDDDPERWLLSFTILTRDSIGHLGSIHDRMPLFLDPDHADAWLEPTTDNVRDVLDAAIDAAPALADTLDDHEVSKAVGNVRNNSPELIEPVET
- a CDS encoding 3-methyladenine DNA glycosylase; this encodes MTIAPPEAPVLARAVWREREAVHKERARALTAAHRARAARHETHPVEDFLFTYYSYKPAVLHRWHPGEGVELSDAAADARAAWRWYRPGGGAGALAVDGEGFRAERGALVGNVARILRATAGRAPGFGCFGLHEWAMVYRQPEHRHPVPLRLGQDATDAVVEEHDLRCTHFDAFRFFTPEAVPRNREMLTREGQPELEQPGCLHAGMDLYKWAVKLGPLVPGEVLLDAFELARDIRVLDMRASPYDLADWGYDAVPIETAEGKAAYVRAQRGFAERGHVLRAGLVEIAGG
- a CDS encoding glycoside hydrolase family 3 N-terminal domain-containing protein — protein: MTAARRSILLAAVVAAAAIVCASCAAAPSAKPSAISSPTATAAPTPEVADLTPAEQVVSTMPLRERAASVVMGHIPTTDAVALRSYMASTDVGGFLLLGANIPADEAALAGLTAALTVDPAQPPLIAVDQEGGDVSRLAWDDLPSPLELQQADAATVEAAYAGRGALVRQAGIPVNFGIVADVTADPDSFIHRRVLGTTPDTAAAHVAAAVVGEKGSVFSTLKHFPGHGAAPGDSHSSIPSTTMTLDQWRTTDALPFQAGVDAGAELLMFGHLAYTAVDPAPASLSPQWHRIARDELGFDGVAVTDDLGMLEGSGLPAYADPVANAVAALAAGNDMVLTVVYSTPETAPQIVDGIVTAVESGAVPAERLEEAATRVMELRLAVAEAGEGELSCTTCADPAE
- a CDS encoding acyl-CoA dehydrogenase family protein translates to MTSFARGQRVIGAATHYVENQPSWRVEVDEYTLNAPLAAAVGAFGAGWAEEGLREAGLLVGSGSFQRDAHLANVHTPVAHAHDRWGYRLDEVEYDPSYHRVIAESVSRGAHTSAWATPRAGAHVARAAMFMLFAQVEPGHACPVSMTHAAVASIEGSPWVADEWLPRLYSREYEPRLAVDGGKSSALIGMAMTEKQGGSDVRAGTTVGESMGGHAYQLTGHKWFCSAPMSDGFLVLAHTRSRGVDEGLTCVFVPRMLPHDMRNVFRIQRLKDKLGNRANASAEVEFDGTVGFLVGEPGRGVRAIIEMVQRTRLDCVLGTAAGMRQSVAEAVWHARGREAFGALLVDQPAMTGVLADLALEYEAAMLTGLRLAQLFEAEASDRDVALRRLATPVSKYWVCKRGPHHSYEALECLGGNGYTEAFPLARRYREQPVMAIWEGSGNVIALDVLRALTRDRESGAAFADELATTAGASAILDRHVERTLALLERLVTAPDEAPSQARRLSEDLALAFQASLMLRHAPGVDADTFIAARLGEERGAQYGVLPSGTDAAAIVARH